The Microbaculum marinisediminis sequence GGAATACTGTTTCGCATGGTCGGCCGCAGTCGCGGCGCAACGAGGATGTAAGGCGATGGCCCCGACGGTCGCCACCAAAGCGACGACCAAAACGGTCACCAAACCGGGCACCGGCACCACCGGCGCCTGACCGTTCGCTCGTCCCCGGTCCCTCTCCCCGGCGGGGCGAGAGGGCGGGCCCCGAGCCGGCAATGGCCGGTTTGAGGCGACCCGACCCGCGGGGAGAGACGGGACCAGCTTCAAGATCAGAACTGCTGGAAGGCTTCAGGAGACTTAACCGATGGGTTATTCGGTCGCTGTCGTCGGTGCCACGGGCAATGTGGGCCGCGAAATGCTCAATATCCTCGCCGAGCGGGATTTCCCCGCCGACGAGGTCTATGCCGTCGCGTCGCGTCGTTCGCTCGGCACCGAGGTCTCGTTCGGCGACAAGACCCTGAAGTGCAAGGACCTCGAGCAGTTCGACTTCTCGGGCGTCGATTTCTGCCTGATGTCGGCCGGCGGTTCGGTCTCCAAGGAATGGTCGCCGAGGATCGGCGCCAAGGGCTGTCTCGTCATCGACAATTCCTCGGCCTTCCGCTACGACGCGGACGTCCCGCTGATCGTGCCGGAAGTGAACGCCGACGCGGTTGCCGGCTTCACCAAGCGCAACATCATCGCCAATCCGAACTGCTCGACCGCCCAGCTCGTCGTGGCGCTGAAGCCGCTGCACGACGTTGCCCGGATCAAACGCGTCGTCGTCGCCACCTACCAGTCTGTTTCCGGCGCCGGCAAGGATGCGATGGACGAGCTGTGGACCCAGACCCGCGGCATCTTCGTCACCGACGCGCCCGAGCCAAAGAAGTTCACCAAGCAGATCGCCTTCAACGTCATTCCTCACATCGACGTCTTCATGGAAGACGGCCAGACCAAGGAGGAATGGAAGATGGTCGCCGAGACCAAGAAGATGATCGATCCGAAGATCAAGCTGACCGCGACCTGCGTGCGCGTGCCGGTCTTCGTCGGCCACTCCGAGGCCATCAACATCGAGTTCGAGAAGCCGATCACGCCGGAGGAAGCCCGCGAGATCCTGCGCACGGCGCCGGGCGTGCTCGTCGTCGACAAGCGCGAGGACGGCGGCTACGTCACGCCGGTCGAATGCGTCGGCGATTTCGCCACCTTCGTCTCCCGCATCCGCGAGGACGCGACGGTCGAGAACGGGCTGAACCTGTGGGTCGTCTCCGACAACCTGCGCAAGGGCGCCGCGCTGAA is a genomic window containing:
- a CDS encoding aspartate-semialdehyde dehydrogenase yields the protein MGYSVAVVGATGNVGREMLNILAERDFPADEVYAVASRRSLGTEVSFGDKTLKCKDLEQFDFSGVDFCLMSAGGSVSKEWSPRIGAKGCLVIDNSSAFRYDADVPLIVPEVNADAVAGFTKRNIIANPNCSTAQLVVALKPLHDVARIKRVVVATYQSVSGAGKDAMDELWTQTRGIFVTDAPEPKKFTKQIAFNVIPHIDVFMEDGQTKEEWKMVAETKKMIDPKIKLTATCVRVPVFVGHSEAINIEFEKPITPEEAREILRTAPGVLVVDKREDGGYVTPVECVGDFATFVSRIREDATVENGLNLWVVSDNLRKGAALNTVQIAETVINRGLLKKAA